A genomic window from Arthrobacter sp. FW305-BF8 includes:
- a CDS encoding nSTAND1 domain-containing NTPase, which produces MKTGDDVHAQAPRRARAGGGVADKLGNSYELSWAVHYALRCIQDERRAITLEDLDPELAEGSEFTFTDERGSVAVTQVKRQHSINDHWTVAALRSRGIFAAAAGHVADGREYHFHSMTPCGRLRVLSEWARQSTDLGQFIRHQLTEQLSPVFDELSAPDIFGSADGAWQAIRGMWFEVGDEQQLVKTNAMIAATVLEGAAEPLLPVAVGAVLLNNLRKRLTRRELLEGLALHGIYARHATAKRTAHDEVHATTSSWCRTVERELLQPAIPRTESTELIELMSRTRLALVVGTGGGGKSSVVYQAAKGLESKGSEVLAFRLDRRGAFNSTAELGAQLGLTSSPVASLRMAADGRDAFLIVDQLDAVSLASGRLSERYNVIEDLIHEATAVEGVRVILACRLFDVENDHRIRRLEARSDVERLTVEPLPDEAVTDAVEAMGLDATALTSSQHELLKSPLNLVLLETVASQPGVLNFTTRGSLFEAFWQRKRQTINDYRPDVRFNDVLARIANTASDQQALSVAIEILDPGDYISDAQVLASEQVLAIDGERVSFFHETFFDYTFARQWLSRQQSMVEFLCAQEQELFRRAQVRQILELLRERDSERFRTEVEALLTGSAIRFHIKETVMIVFANVTTPTDEDLDLILRIGDGDSTLTGRLWQQIARPSWFDVLHNRGLIETWLDSNDQAQRERGITWLANAGAVHGALVAELLSARRDSPEYLLWLRWLTQRADLHKNRPLFDLLLSAVRSGDLDPTDKNLWLSAHDLAAYEPLWAIDLLSACFIESPSALVTGPDGKIGILGLHDYSATELIKEASKVEPRAFAKTVVPYLLAVMQATSMEGRRDGPHYDHHFSLRLRSEAGFDNADDSLYNGAADALARWAPTEPESVEPLLRTLAANQHASAQALLFRTLIAGAAYFTEWAAELILEGGSRLESGYL; this is translated from the coding sequence ATGAAGACTGGGGACGACGTGCACGCGCAGGCGCCGCGTAGGGCTAGGGCCGGCGGCGGGGTTGCTGACAAGCTGGGCAACTCGTACGAGTTGTCGTGGGCCGTCCACTACGCTTTACGGTGCATCCAAGATGAGCGGCGCGCTATCACCCTCGAGGATCTCGATCCGGAGCTTGCTGAGGGTTCTGAGTTCACGTTCACTGATGAACGGGGCAGCGTCGCCGTCACGCAGGTGAAGCGTCAGCACAGCATTAACGATCATTGGACCGTCGCAGCCCTGCGGAGTCGCGGCATTTTCGCGGCTGCAGCGGGGCACGTCGCTGACGGCCGGGAGTATCACTTTCACTCGATGACGCCGTGCGGGCGGCTACGCGTGCTTAGCGAGTGGGCGCGACAGTCCACGGATCTCGGGCAATTCATAAGGCACCAACTCACCGAGCAGTTGAGTCCGGTATTCGATGAGCTGTCAGCTCCCGACATCTTTGGCAGCGCGGACGGCGCTTGGCAAGCGATTCGCGGCATGTGGTTCGAAGTCGGTGACGAACAGCAGCTTGTCAAGACGAACGCCATGATCGCCGCTACGGTGCTGGAAGGGGCGGCAGAGCCGCTGCTACCCGTCGCCGTCGGCGCAGTGTTGCTAAACAATCTCCGTAAGCGGCTCACGAGACGTGAACTGCTTGAAGGACTGGCCCTACACGGCATATACGCCCGCCACGCAACAGCGAAACGAACAGCTCATGATGAGGTACACGCCACAACATCGAGTTGGTGCCGTACCGTGGAGCGAGAGTTACTCCAACCAGCTATCCCGCGCACAGAATCCACGGAGCTCATCGAGCTTATGAGCAGAACGCGCCTGGCACTGGTGGTCGGCACTGGCGGCGGAGGCAAGAGTTCGGTCGTCTATCAGGCGGCGAAGGGCCTTGAATCAAAGGGCTCCGAAGTGCTGGCGTTCCGACTCGACCGTCGCGGAGCGTTCAATTCGACGGCCGAGTTGGGGGCGCAGCTGGGCTTGACTAGCTCGCCGGTTGCATCCCTGCGGATGGCCGCCGACGGTCGCGACGCTTTCCTGATCGTCGACCAGCTCGACGCCGTGTCACTCGCGTCCGGACGACTGTCCGAACGCTACAACGTCATCGAGGATCTGATCCACGAGGCTACGGCAGTCGAGGGTGTACGGGTCATCCTGGCCTGCCGCCTCTTCGATGTGGAGAACGATCATCGCATCCGCAGGCTTGAGGCCCGGAGCGACGTTGAGCGCCTCACAGTCGAGCCGCTGCCAGATGAGGCCGTCACGGATGCCGTAGAAGCTATGGGTCTCGACGCCACGGCGCTCACGTCGTCGCAACATGAACTGCTGAAGTCGCCACTGAATCTCGTGCTCCTCGAAACTGTCGCGAGCCAACCTGGCGTGCTCAACTTCACCACACGAGGATCGCTATTTGAGGCATTCTGGCAGCGCAAGCGCCAGACCATCAACGATTATCGCCCAGATGTTCGCTTTAACGACGTGCTGGCGCGCATCGCTAACACCGCGAGCGATCAGCAGGCCCTGTCGGTTGCCATCGAGATCCTCGACCCCGGAGACTACATCAGTGATGCCCAAGTGCTGGCGTCTGAGCAAGTCTTGGCCATCGATGGTGAGCGCGTCTCCTTCTTCCATGAAACGTTCTTCGACTACACCTTCGCACGGCAATGGTTGTCGCGGCAGCAGTCAATGGTGGAGTTCCTGTGTGCACAAGAGCAAGAGCTTTTCAGACGGGCTCAGGTGCGCCAGATTCTTGAACTGCTGCGTGAGCGTGATTCAGAGCGTTTCCGCACGGAAGTCGAGGCGTTGCTCACCGGATCGGCAATTCGTTTCCACATCAAAGAAACGGTCATGATCGTTTTTGCCAACGTAACCACACCGACGGATGAAGACCTGGACCTCATTCTGCGAATCGGTGACGGCGACTCGACTTTGACCGGACGTCTATGGCAGCAAATAGCGCGCCCGAGCTGGTTCGATGTGCTCCACAACCGCGGACTCATCGAGACATGGCTCGATAGTAACGATCAGGCGCAGCGCGAAAGAGGTATCACCTGGCTGGCAAACGCCGGAGCTGTTCACGGCGCTCTAGTTGCGGAACTTCTCTCAGCGAGACGGGATTCACCCGAGTACCTCCTGTGGCTCCGATGGCTCACGCAGCGCGCCGATCTCCACAAGAACAGACCCCTATTCGACCTCCTGCTGAGCGCCGTGCGGTCGGGAGACCTCGACCCGACTGACAAGAACCTCTGGCTCTCTGCCCATGACCTTGCTGCCTATGAACCACTTTGGGCAATCGACTTGCTCAGCGCCTGCTTCATCGAAAGCCCATCGGCGCTCGTGACAGGTCCAGACGGCAAAATTGGTATTCTCGGTTTGCACGACTACAGCGCCACTGAGCTCATCAAAGAGGCGAGCAAAGTGGAACCTCGAGCCTTTGCCAAAACTGTTGTGCCATATCTTCTCGCCGTCATGCAGGCGACATCCATGGAGGGGCGCCGCGACGGCCCACACTACGACCACCATTTCAGCCTCCGCCTGCGATCAGAAGCGGGGTTCGACAACGCTGACGATTCGCTCTACAACGGCGCGGCCGATGCGCTCGCCAGGTGGGCGCCAACCGAACCAGAGTCGGTCGAGCCGTTGCTTAGGACCCTCGCGGCAAACCAGCACGCCTCCGCTCAAGCGTTACTATTCCGCACGCTCATCGCCGGTGCCGCGTACTTCACCGAATGGGCGGCGGAGCTGATCCTCGAAGGCGGCAGCCGTCTTGAAAGCGGTTATCTCTGA
- a CDS encoding HNH endonuclease, with amino-acid sequence MTDTAAAPSRPRYDEDCCANCFDLLLADESHRPFLFCTELCRSIAIDVRYWRGVIQDEKRLADPEVQSALNVRIAHLLAGGYHAMARRIPAGVRTLVLERDKVCVLCGCVGNEIDHIDGDSSDLENLQLMCTFCHYQKTSSHFVPATPEQEAWIDALERDRVRSTTPSHLCDDPEWAIIEPQLRRERIARLGGCDPAYGKLGLHSAELRAGYRTTADRLISLSHYSEEEMTAWEVVEE; translated from the coding sequence ATGACCGACACCGCCGCAGCGCCTTCAAGGCCCCGTTACGACGAGGACTGCTGCGCGAACTGCTTCGACCTGCTCCTGGCCGACGAATCGCATCGGCCGTTCCTGTTCTGCACGGAGCTGTGCCGCTCCATTGCCATTGACGTCAGGTATTGGCGTGGCGTCATTCAGGATGAAAAGCGGCTCGCAGACCCGGAGGTGCAATCGGCGCTGAATGTCAGGATCGCCCACTTGCTCGCGGGTGGCTATCACGCGATGGCTCGGCGCATCCCGGCCGGGGTGCGGACCCTGGTGCTGGAACGGGACAAGGTCTGTGTCCTGTGCGGCTGCGTCGGCAACGAAATCGATCACATCGACGGTGACTCCAGCGATCTGGAAAACCTGCAACTGATGTGCACCTTCTGTCATTACCAAAAGACCTCATCCCACTTTGTCCCGGCCACGCCCGAGCAGGAAGCATGGATTGACGCACTGGAGCGGGACCGGGTTAGGTCGACGACACCTAGCCACCTCTGCGACGATCCCGAATGGGCAATCATTGAGCCTCAGCTCCGCCGGGAACGCATCGCCAGGCTGGGCGGCTGCGATCCGGCCTACGGCAAGCTCGGCCTCCACTCAGCTGAGCTCAGGGCCGGCTACAGGACAACCGCTGACCGCCTCATCTCCCTGAGCCACTACAGTGAAGAGGAAATGACTGCCTGGGAAGTTGTCGAGGAGTAA
- a CDS encoding endonuclease/exonuclease/phosphatase family protein, which yields MRIVSWNCSMAFYKKRHLIEALLPDVAIIQEVAKKDIVNTEFPFAAWTGSNPNKGLGVIGFRPASYNVTETAHHALPWHIPFSVDGLNIVALWAHQASRELRYVRVTHEIVDRHADYLAGGRGLIVGDFNSNTIWDREHPGRNHSMLVDKLGGLGLDSVFHRQEQTAHGSELVKTYFHTKNLRFGHHIDYAFLSSAVEAKVSVGEPEAWLTHSDHMPLIVDIG from the coding sequence ATGCGGATTGTCTCCTGGAATTGCTCGATGGCCTTCTACAAGAAGCGCCACCTGATCGAAGCCCTGCTTCCCGACGTCGCCATCATCCAGGAGGTAGCGAAGAAAGACATCGTGAACACGGAGTTCCCCTTCGCGGCCTGGACGGGGTCGAATCCGAACAAGGGCCTCGGGGTGATCGGGTTCCGCCCCGCCAGCTACAATGTCACCGAGACTGCGCACCATGCCCTGCCATGGCACATCCCGTTCAGCGTCGACGGGCTGAATATCGTTGCCTTGTGGGCGCACCAGGCAAGCCGCGAGCTCCGCTATGTCCGGGTCACACACGAGATCGTTGACCGGCACGCCGATTACCTTGCCGGCGGACGCGGCCTGATCGTCGGCGACTTCAACAGCAACACGATCTGGGACCGCGAACATCCCGGCCGGAACCATTCCATGCTGGTTGACAAATTGGGCGGACTCGGCCTCGACAGCGTCTTCCACCGCCAGGAGCAAACTGCACACGGCAGCGAGCTGGTCAAAACGTACTTCCATACAAAGAACCTGCGGTTCGGGCACCACATCGACTACGCGTTCCTGTCATCGGCTGTGGAAGCAAAAGTCTCCGTCGGTGAGCCGGAGGCGTGGCTGACCCACAGCGATCACATGCCGCTGATAGTGGACATCGGATAG
- a CDS encoding Fic/DOC family protein, which translates to MVEFDDPYCYPGTEVLKNKQDLRDLQHALEIEREYSLLRRRELELDPVLGTFGLAHLQEIHRRLYQDVWDWAGQLRTVEITKGDSHFLPTHFFLNAGEELSTFVHSTELLTNPGITDDDFIAQAADLLEKVNFIHPFREGNGRTQRAYLDQIAELSGRTFAWRNISKLDNERTSIRAFRKGSGEPFRVLLEQALEPPMDGLSILDDKLYRVSSPIGGNPAAVSTATQVNPKRDE; encoded by the coding sequence ATGGTCGAATTCGATGACCCGTATTGTTATCCCGGGACCGAGGTGCTGAAAAACAAGCAGGATCTCCGAGACCTTCAGCACGCGCTCGAAATCGAGCGCGAATACTCACTGTTGCGCCGTCGTGAACTTGAACTGGATCCCGTGCTGGGAACTTTTGGACTGGCGCACCTGCAGGAGATCCATCGCCGGCTCTACCAGGATGTCTGGGATTGGGCCGGGCAGCTCAGAACCGTTGAAATCACCAAGGGTGACTCGCATTTTCTGCCGACTCACTTCTTCCTGAACGCTGGAGAGGAGCTAAGCACATTCGTACACAGCACTGAGCTGCTGACAAACCCCGGTATCACTGATGACGACTTCATTGCACAGGCGGCTGACCTATTGGAGAAGGTGAACTTTATTCACCCCTTTCGCGAAGGCAACGGCCGCACGCAGCGTGCCTACTTGGATCAGATCGCGGAGCTCTCAGGGCGCACTTTTGCCTGGCGTAATATCAGCAAACTCGACAACGAACGCACTTCCATACGAGCTTTCAGAAAAGGTTCTGGTGAGCCTTTTAGAGTTCTGCTCGAGCAAGCGCTCGAACCTCCCATGGATGGTCTGTCGATCCTCGACGATAAGTTATATCGGGTAAGCTCACCGATCGGCGGTAACCCGGCAGCAGTCTCGACTGCGACACAGGTGAATCCCAAGAGGGACGAATAG
- a CDS encoding TIGR02679 domain-containing protein gives MTVSPNQNRAVPEAVLRWARRPGSATLLAEVREKVEAGKTGDRVQVAVVEDQRDDVGRMLGVAWELSRKPVTLRLLRDALTKAGADLTGLLTEVGGPLRDKPTERRLVAHAKEQMRSDVVDLLADAGVLQPIAELAVLRRWLGADPQAVAGVVAAAWSALPTKPGGSHSQLDTVGLAEFAGQKLLDPHALDRDQPAGRAVARLLAATFAWLDQSEAPGGGVEAVMKKVLEDALAAAAVDAAGSVLRARSWRGTWKRVGISCDQVSSTVLVLNLPLNGANPALAEVTAVAGEPIWLTARMTVEPCHTAMNWTSNTGLRRCQSKGTEPDQLVVRVCENPSVIEAAANRLGASCPPLVCLYGRPSSAAWSVLSAVAAAGAQILLSTDRDVAGDQIATEVQALIGRRYGPLVSPWLPSEDGIFEEERLTALLTDLTNHASAHS, from the coding sequence GTGACCGTCAGCCCCAACCAGAACCGCGCGGTGCCGGAGGCGGTGCTGCGATGGGCTCGCCGTCCCGGTTCCGCGACGCTGCTGGCCGAGGTGCGGGAGAAGGTCGAAGCAGGCAAGACCGGTGACCGGGTGCAGGTTGCGGTCGTCGAGGACCAACGTGACGACGTGGGACGGATGCTCGGCGTTGCGTGGGAGCTCTCGCGCAAGCCCGTCACGTTGCGGCTCCTACGAGATGCACTCACCAAGGCGGGGGCGGACCTGACCGGGCTGCTGACTGAGGTCGGTGGGCCGCTGCGGGACAAGCCGACCGAGCGACGGCTGGTGGCCCACGCGAAAGAGCAGATGCGCTCCGATGTCGTCGATTTGCTGGCCGACGCAGGGGTCCTTCAACCCATTGCGGAGCTGGCCGTCCTGCGTCGTTGGCTCGGCGCGGACCCGCAGGCGGTCGCAGGCGTCGTTGCTGCCGCTTGGTCCGCACTGCCGACCAAGCCCGGAGGCTCGCACAGCCAGCTCGACACGGTTGGGCTGGCCGAGTTTGCCGGACAGAAACTCCTCGACCCACATGCGCTCGACCGGGACCAGCCCGCAGGTCGCGCGGTCGCCCGCCTCCTCGCCGCGACGTTCGCCTGGCTCGACCAAAGCGAGGCACCCGGCGGGGGTGTCGAAGCAGTTATGAAAAAAGTACTTGAGGATGCACTGGCAGCCGCCGCCGTCGACGCTGCGGGGTCGGTGCTTCGTGCTAGGTCGTGGCGTGGAACGTGGAAGCGCGTCGGGATCTCGTGCGACCAGGTGTCATCTACGGTCCTCGTGCTCAATTTGCCGCTGAATGGCGCCAATCCTGCGCTCGCAGAGGTAACGGCCGTGGCTGGGGAGCCTATCTGGCTGACCGCACGCATGACCGTTGAGCCATGCCATACGGCGATGAACTGGACCAGCAATACTGGTCTCCGGCGCTGCCAGTCCAAAGGTACGGAGCCCGACCAGCTGGTCGTGCGGGTGTGCGAGAACCCGTCGGTGATCGAGGCGGCGGCCAATCGGCTCGGAGCCTCCTGCCCGCCCCTCGTGTGCCTGTACGGGCGCCCATCATCTGCGGCGTGGTCGGTGTTGTCCGCCGTCGCGGCCGCGGGAGCTCAAATCCTTCTAAGTACCGATCGGGACGTTGCCGGTGACCAAATCGCGACGGAGGTGCAAGCACTAATTGGACGGCGCTACGGACCACTCGTATCTCCTTGGTTACCCTCAGAAGATGGCATTTTTGAAGAGGAACGATTGACGGCGTTGCTAACCGACCTGACGAACCATGCTTCAGCTCACTCCTAG
- a CDS encoding SbcC/MukB-like Walker B domain-containing protein translates to MTSETANSTVDNPSNGGTVGRDEPLTVTALDGASITLDLTDDETLRAWRQAAISGGLPEPGRDRWQQLRAGVVNMWEFDAAEYWTADGRAQFVGGNEQGKSTMMTMTTLTMLTGDLSPRYVDTFGESHRTFRYYLEPTDDPKDRRPTKDQLNRGWTWVEYGRRGENGPEFFTTLLFVQARRTSPTVAKHWITHRGPERIRAGLTLLREQATVPAADLPTLPGLTRHPNGQEYVKTVASVLFGFTDPQRLRTVVELLKTLRTPKLGNRLNPSWVVDRIREALPPLDTSEINELADGWDQLGQLAQDRDDAREAQEAVTAYLRSTWNPWADALLRRAADDLVSAVTILDGVTRERSRAEQQEKKAREECEAAEAAEQENEADRRITTSRRNTLIASRAYHAAAAAGRQVVDLTEQAKRAREDEGERAKTANDARAKAHQADGDFGRALGDLEQTQQELTAQVELAATAGTGAGLPDAAAWAAAHDSQRLLTAIRHRSEHVAHARRRADKVKEATNRHERTLALLADAERREHQRQMAHEAAEGGYESAAQALSDELEAWAAAVSQLERVAPPNAPSRERWLAMVISACEQPRPAQTLARLVRDEWLTPELEPVTAAAITSHNAAAAAIDRAEKLNAEASEVEAEPTPVPTNPHLWQRRTRPTSGPAGAPLWELLDPLPHLTDTQIAGLEAALAGAGLLDAWVTPDGLWAADRDGHEQVLTLATPSDHTDDDRLRAVLTLAEKVQDGQPLAALARTAGWVLDSVIWHKDTIETADTRASGTNQDGARGACVHVASGGSWMTPTTTGRAVPSANGASLLGASARETARARRVSELREQAHKEREDAEEHTRNAERNRELAERLHSLAQAAPDDIALIDAARALASAATELEAAQRDRHDRNQTAEAAEGAKDQAQADLVEYAAEHNLIVARLPETETALHQARLEADRLGFRVSELAREQRNVDGKQLLANQFRAAADEAEHLALVSKSRRENLDVALQAAEDALESTDQELLANAERLDARIEELEDERKKLNIRIRDLGREVVKATSVLETIEDKRREAEESRTEKLAAWWVPVDAGFAAARGIDTGDATRTLSAAVNQVRALRADRRPPRGWPDTTAGTGGDKERDQILNRLRDRLSGQDLVALNNTLHRTGGRTAFIEHDEDTGLPQVRVMVDSSGTTLEPAAAVRALEAKAAELGELHDEQMHEVMQELLSSTFVDHLRAKVKETEKLINDVNVVLSKHPTGTTRTVVRLQRKAVPEHVGGYHVLQRLLTDGIDSPAVQEQVQTFLAGQIRAAQDEGHATGQDWKELVIDNLDYRNWFAVVTEWRVLASAKEGASQKWTELTTARHGQDSGGGKVMTMVQPLLATLATLYQTSQTSPRPLWLDEAFDGLDPGNISSLLGMLVEFDFDFLLAGPKTLVASRHVPCAAVWMVNRAPAPLPGVDLGLWLFAGGTQERLPMAAHTWAPVDSTTAVLASDDENSDGVGSADAHHQHQGLWE, encoded by the coding sequence GTGACCAGTGAAACCGCCAACAGCACCGTGGATAATCCCTCCAACGGGGGAACGGTTGGCCGCGACGAGCCGCTGACCGTAACCGCGCTCGATGGCGCATCCATCACGCTCGATCTGACAGACGACGAGACCCTGCGCGCGTGGCGGCAGGCGGCCATCAGCGGGGGCCTGCCCGAGCCAGGCCGGGACCGGTGGCAGCAGCTGCGCGCCGGAGTGGTGAACATGTGGGAGTTCGATGCCGCGGAGTACTGGACTGCGGACGGACGCGCCCAGTTCGTCGGCGGAAACGAGCAGGGCAAGTCGACGATGATGACGATGACGACCCTGACCATGCTCACCGGCGACCTGTCTCCAAGGTATGTCGACACCTTCGGGGAGTCGCACCGCACCTTTCGCTACTACCTCGAGCCGACCGACGACCCGAAGGACCGACGCCCGACCAAGGACCAGCTGAACCGCGGCTGGACCTGGGTCGAGTACGGCCGCCGCGGCGAGAATGGCCCCGAGTTCTTCACCACGCTGCTGTTCGTGCAGGCACGACGTACCTCCCCAACCGTCGCGAAGCACTGGATCACCCACCGCGGACCCGAACGGATCCGGGCCGGCCTGACGCTGTTGCGGGAGCAGGCCACTGTCCCTGCCGCCGACCTACCTACCCTGCCCGGGTTGACCCGGCACCCGAACGGCCAAGAGTACGTCAAGACGGTCGCCTCCGTCCTGTTCGGATTCACCGATCCGCAGCGCCTGCGCACGGTTGTGGAGCTGCTGAAGACCCTGCGCACTCCGAAGCTCGGGAACCGGCTGAACCCTTCATGGGTCGTCGACCGGATCCGGGAGGCACTCCCACCGCTGGACACCTCCGAAATCAACGAGCTCGCAGACGGATGGGACCAGCTTGGCCAGCTCGCCCAAGACCGCGACGACGCTCGCGAGGCACAGGAGGCGGTCACTGCCTATCTGCGGTCGACGTGGAACCCTTGGGCCGACGCGCTCCTCCGCCGCGCCGCCGACGACTTGGTCTCCGCAGTCACCATCCTCGACGGCGTCACCCGCGAACGCAGCCGCGCAGAACAGCAGGAGAAGAAGGCCCGCGAGGAATGCGAGGCCGCCGAGGCCGCCGAACAGGAGAACGAAGCCGACCGCAGGATCACGACCAGTCGCCGCAACACCCTCATCGCATCCAGGGCCTACCACGCCGCCGCCGCGGCCGGCCGTCAGGTCGTTGATCTGACCGAGCAGGCGAAGCGTGCCCGCGAGGACGAGGGAGAACGCGCCAAGACCGCTAACGACGCCCGGGCAAAGGCCCACCAGGCCGACGGCGACTTCGGACGCGCTCTGGGCGACCTCGAGCAGACCCAGCAGGAGCTCACCGCCCAGGTCGAGCTAGCCGCAACCGCAGGCACCGGCGCCGGCCTCCCGGACGCGGCAGCTTGGGCGGCGGCTCACGACAGCCAGAGACTGTTGACCGCCATCCGACACCGGTCCGAGCACGTCGCGCACGCCCGCCGCCGCGCCGACAAGGTCAAGGAGGCGACCAACCGGCACGAGCGCACGCTTGCCCTGCTCGCCGACGCGGAGAGACGGGAGCACCAGCGCCAGATGGCGCACGAGGCCGCCGAGGGCGGCTACGAGAGCGCCGCCCAGGCGCTCTCCGACGAGCTCGAAGCCTGGGCCGCAGCCGTCAGCCAGCTCGAGCGGGTGGCACCCCCGAACGCACCGTCCCGTGAACGGTGGCTGGCCATGGTCATCTCCGCGTGCGAGCAGCCGCGGCCAGCGCAGACACTCGCGCGCCTGGTCCGTGACGAGTGGCTGACCCCAGAGCTCGAGCCAGTCACCGCCGCTGCAATCACGTCCCACAACGCCGCCGCCGCGGCCATCGACCGGGCGGAGAAACTGAACGCCGAGGCGTCGGAGGTCGAAGCCGAGCCGACCCCCGTTCCCACCAATCCACACCTGTGGCAGCGACGCACCCGTCCCACGTCGGGGCCAGCCGGTGCACCACTGTGGGAACTGCTCGACCCGCTCCCCCACCTCACCGACACACAGATCGCCGGCCTCGAGGCAGCACTCGCCGGCGCCGGCCTCCTCGACGCCTGGGTGACCCCCGACGGACTCTGGGCCGCTGACCGCGACGGGCACGAACAAGTCCTCACCCTCGCCACCCCATCCGATCACACCGACGACGACCGGCTTCGGGCGGTCCTGACGTTAGCCGAGAAGGTCCAAGACGGCCAGCCGCTTGCCGCGCTAGCCAGGACCGCAGGGTGGGTGCTCGACTCGGTAATCTGGCACAAAGACACCATCGAGACGGCTGACACCCGGGCTAGTGGTACTAATCAGGACGGAGCTCGGGGAGCATGTGTTCACGTTGCCAGCGGTGGCTCCTGGATGACGCCGACCACGACCGGGCGTGCAGTCCCTTCCGCCAACGGAGCCAGCCTGCTGGGTGCGTCCGCCCGGGAAACAGCCCGCGCTCGCCGGGTCTCCGAGCTACGAGAACAGGCGCACAAGGAGCGCGAGGACGCAGAGGAGCACACCCGGAACGCCGAACGGAACCGGGAACTTGCGGAGCGGCTGCATTCGCTCGCGCAGGCTGCACCCGACGACATCGCGCTTATCGACGCCGCGCGGGCGCTGGCCTCCGCAGCCACCGAGCTCGAGGCTGCACAGCGCGACCGACACGACAGAAACCAGACCGCCGAGGCGGCCGAGGGCGCGAAGGACCAAGCGCAGGCCGACCTCGTCGAATACGCCGCCGAGCACAACCTAATCGTGGCCCGACTCCCAGAGACTGAAACCGCACTCCATCAAGCGCGCCTCGAGGCCGACCGGCTCGGGTTCCGCGTCTCCGAGCTGGCACGCGAGCAGCGTAACGTCGACGGGAAACAGTTGCTTGCCAACCAGTTCCGTGCCGCCGCCGACGAAGCCGAACACCTCGCCCTTGTCTCCAAGTCACGACGGGAAAACCTCGACGTCGCACTACAAGCAGCCGAGGACGCGCTTGAGTCCACGGACCAAGAACTGCTCGCAAACGCTGAACGGCTCGACGCCCGAATCGAGGAGCTCGAGGACGAGCGTAAGAAGCTCAACATCCGGATTCGGGACCTTGGCAGGGAAGTCGTCAAGGCCACCAGTGTCCTCGAGACCATCGAGGACAAGCGGCGCGAGGCCGAGGAATCCCGGACCGAAAAGCTCGCCGCCTGGTGGGTCCCGGTAGACGCAGGCTTCGCCGCCGCCCGAGGCATCGACACGGGAGATGCGACCCGGACGCTGAGTGCGGCCGTGAACCAGGTCCGCGCTCTGCGCGCCGATCGGCGTCCGCCGCGCGGCTGGCCCGACACGACCGCCGGCACCGGTGGCGACAAGGAACGAGACCAGATCCTCAACCGGCTCCGCGACCGGCTCTCCGGGCAGGACCTCGTGGCCCTGAACAACACGCTGCACCGGACGGGCGGCCGGACCGCTTTCATCGAGCACGACGAGGACACCGGCCTGCCGCAAGTTCGAGTCATGGTCGACTCCTCCGGCACGACGCTCGAGCCAGCTGCAGCGGTCCGGGCGCTGGAAGCAAAGGCCGCCGAGCTCGGCGAGCTCCATGACGAGCAGATGCACGAGGTGATGCAGGAACTGCTCTCCTCGACGTTCGTCGATCACCTGCGTGCGAAGGTGAAGGAGACCGAGAAACTGATCAATGACGTCAACGTCGTACTCTCCAAACACCCGACCGGCACGACCCGCACCGTCGTCCGGCTGCAGCGCAAGGCGGTCCCCGAGCATGTCGGCGGCTACCATGTCCTCCAGCGCCTCCTGACCGATGGCATCGACTCCCCCGCGGTCCAGGAGCAGGTTCAGACCTTCCTCGCAGGACAGATCCGCGCGGCACAAGACGAAGGGCACGCGACCGGGCAGGACTGGAAGGAGCTAGTGATAGACAACCTCGACTACCGCAACTGGTTCGCAGTCGTCACGGAGTGGCGGGTCCTGGCGAGTGCGAAGGAGGGCGCGTCGCAGAAGTGGACCGAGCTCACTACCGCCCGGCACGGACAGGACTCCGGTGGCGGGAAAGTGATGACGATGGTGCAGCCGCTGCTGGCCACGCTCGCGACCCTGTACCAGACGTCGCAGACCTCTCCGCGGCCGCTCTGGCTCGATGAGGCATTCGACGGTCTCGACCCGGGCAACATCTCCAGCCTGCTTGGCATGCTGGTCGAGTTCGACTTCGACTTCCTCCTCGCCGGCCCGAAGACCCTAGTCGCGTCCCGGCACGTGCCCTGCGCGGCCGTCTGGATGGTCAACCGGGCGCCAGCGCCGCTGCCCGGGGTAGACCTCGGCCTATGGCTGTTCGCTGGCGGCACCCAGGAGCGCTTGCCGATGGCCGCACACACCTGGGCTCCCGTCGACAGCACCACGGCCGTGCTGGCCTCGGACGATGAGAACAGCGACGGCGTCGGCTCCGCTGACGCGCATCACCAGCATCAGGGGCTGTGGGAGTGA